From the Gymnogyps californianus isolate 813 chromosome 2, ASM1813914v2, whole genome shotgun sequence genome, one window contains:
- the MALSU1 gene encoding mitochondrial assembly of ribosomal large subunit protein 1 — protein MWRVVSGGRRLLRPLSAAAGGALRPEPSSRVAGAPRGGCAVAGGAGGGGGAGVLGAAEQRQAADAVLPKFNIDFVVALLRQENAKDICVIQLPSEIKYCNYFIIVSGSSTRHLHAMAHYMLKMYKHHKEESDPHTRIEGRETDDWLCIDFGSIVMHFMLPETREAYELEKLWTLGSYDDQLAQMTPQSLPEDFIFGLTPNSSDHLETRT, from the exons ATGTGGCGGGTCGTGTCGGGGGGGCGCCGGCTGCTGCGGCCTCTctccgccgcggcggggggTGCCCTCCGGCCGGAGCCGTCCTCCCGGGTGGCCGGGGCTCcccgcgggggctgcgcggtggcggggggcgcgggaggcggcggcggagccggggTGCTGGGGGCGGCGGAGCAGCGCCAGGCGGCAG ATGCTGTTCTTCCAAAGTTCAACATTGACTTTGTTGTAGCTCTGCTGAGGCAGGAAAATGCTAAAGACATCTGTGTCATCCAGCTACCTTcggaaataaaatactgtaattattttataatcGTGAGCGGATCTTCAACACGACATCTCCATGCAATGGCACATTACATGCTGAAAATG TACAAGCAtcacaaagaagaaagtgatCCTCATACTCGGATtgaagggagagagacagaTGACTGGCTGTGCATTGATTTTG GTAGCATAGTGATGCATTTCATGCTGCCAGAGACACGAGAGGCTTATGAATTGGAGAAACTATGGACTCTTGGTTCCTACGATGACCAGTTAGCACAGATGACTCCACAGTCACTGCCAGAAGACTTTATATTTGGACTGACTCCTAACAGCAGTGATCATCTTGAGACAAGAACTTAA